The proteins below come from a single Gordonia pseudamarae genomic window:
- a CDS encoding CbtA family protein: protein MEKKFIGAGLLSGLVAGIITYTFARIFIEPQVAKAIDYEDGRGAAEEALAGEHGGHEHEVFTRSVQENIGAATGTLVFALCMGAFFAVAFTVLWSYLGRRYPATDPRAVVAALAAIGFVAVFGVPFFVYPANPPAVGDDNTIGDRSGAYLTITLVSVIAAAAAVALALWLRPRIGGLVAGVAAAVPYLIVIVIAAALLPEFHEVPEALRNDQGAIVFPGFPGDVIGDFRVYAISAQVILWTVLAVAFALIIRLLEKPRTAVTAASETAASETVG from the coding sequence ATGGAAAAGAAGTTCATCGGCGCAGGCCTGCTGTCAGGCCTGGTCGCCGGAATCATCACGTACACTTTTGCCCGCATCTTCATCGAACCGCAGGTCGCCAAGGCGATCGATTACGAGGACGGCCGGGGAGCGGCCGAGGAGGCGCTCGCCGGTGAGCACGGCGGGCACGAGCACGAGGTGTTCACCCGGTCGGTCCAGGAGAACATCGGTGCCGCGACCGGCACGCTCGTCTTCGCCCTCTGCATGGGCGCTTTCTTCGCCGTCGCGTTCACGGTGCTGTGGTCCTACCTCGGTCGCCGGTATCCGGCGACCGATCCGCGGGCGGTGGTGGCCGCGCTCGCCGCCATCGGTTTCGTCGCGGTCTTCGGTGTGCCGTTCTTCGTCTACCCGGCCAACCCCCCGGCCGTCGGAGACGACAACACCATCGGCGATCGCAGCGGCGCGTACCTGACCATCACCCTGGTGTCGGTGATCGCGGCGGCGGCCGCGGTGGCCCTGGCACTGTGGTTGCGGCCCCGCATCGGCGGGCTGGTCGCGGGCGTCGCGGCGGCCGTGCCCTATCTGATCGTCATCGTGATCGCGGCCGCGCTCCTGCCCGAGTTCCACGAGGTGCCCGAGGCGCTGAGGAACGACCAGGGCGCGATCGTCTTCCCCGGATTCCCCGGCGATGTGATCGGTGATTTCCGGGTCTACGCGATCTCCGCCCAGGTGATCCTGTGGACCGTGCTCGCGGTGGCCTTCGCACTGATCATCCGGTTGCTGGAGAAGCCGCGCACCGCGGTGACCGCCGCATCCGAGACCGCCGCATCCGAGACCGTCGGCTGA
- a CDS encoding CbtB domain-containing protein: MTSTTAAAPGKARALAVPDITAVNSALWLTLTVLAAALAYYFLGYDQGAVSVFGSDTHIHEFIHDSRHFLGFPCH; the protein is encoded by the coding sequence GTGACCTCGACAACCGCAGCGGCCCCCGGCAAAGCCCGGGCGCTGGCCGTCCCCGACATCACCGCGGTCAACTCCGCGCTGTGGCTCACGCTCACCGTGCTGGCCGCGGCCCTGGCCTACTACTTCCTCGGCTACGACCAGGGGGCGGTGTCGGTATTCGGATCGGACACCCACATCCACGAGTTCATCCACGACTCGCGCCACTTCCTCGGCTTCCCCTGCCACTGA